One part of the Novipirellula aureliae genome encodes these proteins:
- a CDS encoding BaiN/RdsA family NAD(P)/FAD-dependent oxidoreductase, with amino-acid sequence MTQTRIVIIGAGAAGLIAAAEAAQRAANVVLLEKNTKTGVKILMSGGTRCNMTHDTDAKGILPGYGHASRFLRHSVGAFSPQDVVHMFNRLGVATKVESTGKVFPQSDRAIQVRDALQAQAVEAGVKIQRTQPVIGLSRDDHGWQVKTEHEIFEADRVIVAAGGRSWPGCGTTGDAYRWLETLGHTIVETRPALVPLTGGYGWMNELSGVTLEDCVITATNRTSDGQVTTKHKMIRRSSCLFTHFGFSGPAAMDVSRIVTLDEHRKDLRVTLDLVPDRSAEEIELRLLNTAAKNGRRRVSAVLSDWLPNRLASSIAMEMCNDTTIAELSKSARQKILVGLKSLGLPIHGTRGFNKAEVTAGGVSLDEVDPRTMESRIAQGLFIAGEVLDVDGWIGGYNFQAAFSTGRAAGIAAARAED; translated from the coding sequence TTGACACAAACACGAATCGTCATCATCGGGGCTGGTGCCGCTGGTTTGATCGCTGCTGCGGAAGCGGCTCAACGGGCAGCAAACGTCGTTCTACTTGAAAAGAACACAAAAACCGGCGTCAAGATTTTGATGTCTGGTGGCACTCGGTGTAACATGACCCACGATACCGATGCCAAGGGAATCTTACCTGGGTATGGTCACGCAAGCCGCTTTCTTCGCCATAGTGTGGGGGCATTTTCACCCCAAGATGTCGTGCATATGTTCAACCGTCTAGGCGTCGCAACAAAAGTCGAATCGACCGGAAAAGTCTTTCCGCAAAGCGACCGTGCGATTCAAGTGCGTGATGCGTTGCAAGCCCAAGCGGTGGAGGCCGGAGTCAAGATCCAGCGAACGCAGCCAGTGATTGGTTTATCGCGCGACGATCATGGTTGGCAAGTCAAAACAGAGCACGAAATCTTCGAAGCGGACCGCGTGATTGTGGCTGCAGGCGGACGTAGCTGGCCTGGCTGCGGTACGACGGGTGACGCCTACCGGTGGCTAGAGACACTTGGGCACACGATCGTCGAAACACGGCCTGCATTGGTGCCACTAACGGGCGGCTACGGTTGGATGAACGAACTATCAGGCGTCACGCTTGAGGATTGCGTCATCACGGCAACGAACCGGACGTCCGATGGTCAAGTGACAACCAAACATAAAATGATACGGCGATCGTCGTGTTTGTTCACCCACTTTGGTTTCTCGGGGCCTGCGGCGATGGATGTTAGCCGCATCGTGACACTCGATGAGCACCGCAAGGATTTAAGGGTGACACTCGATTTGGTTCCGGATCGATCCGCGGAGGAGATTGAATTGCGATTGCTCAACACGGCTGCCAAAAATGGCCGCCGACGCGTTTCCGCGGTCCTATCCGACTGGCTTCCCAATCGTTTGGCATCTTCGATCGCAATGGAAATGTGTAACGACACGACGATTGCCGAACTATCAAAATCAGCTCGGCAGAAAATATTGGTGGGATTGAAATCGCTGGGATTACCGATCCATGGGACGCGCGGTTTCAACAAGGCAGAGGTTACGGCGGGCGGCGTCTCCCTCGACGAAGTGGATCCACGCACGATGGAAAGCCGAATCGCCCAGGGACTCTTCATCGCTGGTGAAGTGTTGGACGTGGACGGATGGATCGGCGGCTATAACTTTCAAGCGGCCTTCAGTACCGGTCGTGCGGCCGGAATCGCCGCAGCCCGTGCTGAAGATTAG
- a CDS encoding fatty acid desaturase family protein, giving the protein METQQASTKPFGFREARTLIGDLNQPNPWIYWSDFLVSIIIGHITFHLMYYLPKWYATSTGMILAVSLCYVITVTAYMRALMFIHELVHLPKGKYLGFRFVWNALCGIFFLVPSFLYYPHVDHHRRKHYGTEHDGEYLSLSHRSPWLIVGFIVQALLIPFLAVARFLIISPICWFLPGARHWVHRHASTMLVDPFYERTDRSPKLMRTVVIQEFFCFVWLLWFFVRGGIMRGESLDPIWLIAYAVAVGLLILNELRTLGAHRWTNEGGEMSFEEQFLDTLNYPYRPWITELWGPIGTRYHALHHLFPRLPYHNLGKAHRRLVAGLPPDSIYHQTIAKSLTSEIVSLWRRSSGSVAERSEL; this is encoded by the coding sequence ATGGAAACCCAACAAGCGTCAACAAAACCTTTCGGCTTTCGTGAAGCCCGCACATTGATCGGCGATTTGAATCAGCCTAACCCGTGGATCTACTGGTCCGACTTTCTTGTCTCTATCATCATCGGCCACATTACATTTCATTTGATGTACTATTTGCCAAAGTGGTATGCTACTTCTACGGGGATGATACTTGCCGTTTCCCTATGCTATGTCATTACGGTCACTGCGTACATGCGGGCGCTAATGTTCATTCATGAACTGGTGCATTTGCCGAAGGGAAAGTACCTCGGGTTTCGGTTTGTGTGGAACGCCCTTTGTGGGATCTTCTTTCTTGTTCCGTCGTTTTTGTATTATCCTCATGTGGACCATCATCGACGAAAACATTACGGGACGGAGCATGACGGTGAGTACCTATCGCTAAGTCATCGTAGTCCCTGGTTGATCGTGGGATTCATTGTCCAAGCATTGTTGATCCCCTTTTTGGCCGTCGCTCGGTTTCTGATTATTAGCCCGATCTGCTGGTTCCTTCCCGGCGCTCGCCATTGGGTTCACCGCCACGCGTCCACCATGCTGGTCGATCCGTTCTATGAGCGAACGGATCGTTCACCTAAGTTGATGCGAACCGTTGTGATCCAAGAGTTCTTTTGCTTTGTATGGTTATTGTGGTTTTTCGTCCGTGGCGGCATTATGCGCGGCGAGTCGCTCGATCCGATTTGGTTGATTGCCTATGCCGTCGCGGTAGGACTGTTGATCCTAAACGAACTGCGCACTTTAGGGGCTCACCGATGGACGAATGAAGGGGGTGAGATGTCGTTCGAGGAACAGTTTCTCGATACCCTCAATTATCCATACCGTCCCTGGATCACCGAGCTCTGGGGACCAATCGGAACCCGCTATCATGCCCTGCACCATCTATTCCCGCGATTACCTTACCACAATCTAGGCAAAGCGCATCGGCGTTTGGTCGCAGGACTTCCGCCCGACTCGATCTATCATCAAACGATCGCCAAAAGCTTGACGAGCGAGATTGTCTCGCTTTGGAGACGGTCATCGGGTAGCGTAGCAGAGAGGTCGGAGCTGTAA
- the clpB gene encoding ATP-dependent chaperone ClpB produces MAFRFDKLTTKAQSLVAESQARAASAGNPEITPLQLLAAMLDESDGITRPLMKKMNADAEELKALVDSELKKLPSVSGGRQPQIAPTLQKTFDAAADAAEQLKDEFVSTEHLLLGLARAESKAKNLLKLVGIDDGDVLKAMSEVRGSARVTDQNAEDTYQALEKYGIDLTQLAEQGKLDPVIGRDNEIRRVIQVLSRRTKNNPVLIGQPGVGKTAIAEGLALRIFEGDVPQSLKNKRVVSLDMGALVAGAKFRGDFEERLKAVLREVKDSGGRVVLFIDELHLVVGAGKAEGSADAANLLKPELARGSLRCIGATTLDEYRQNIEKDAALERRFQPVYVGEPNVEDTIAILRGLKSRYESHHGVRITDSAIVAAATLSNRYIADRFLPDKAIDLIDEAASRLAMEKESVPEPIDRLQRRLRQLELAHRQLVDEQEESAVEKREEIETEMDSINQELASLREQWEAEKLGLDDVQSVRKEIEQLEHRFATLDTEAKQKQLRGESPEDVYREMLDVRSQLTKLQERLDDVEQREAASKRDEDDKHEEKRRLLRHDVTEDEIAEVVSSWTGVPLSRMLETERAKLLVMEERLHLRVIGQDEAVTAVSNAVRRSRSGLQDPQRPIGSFLFLGPTGVGKTELCKALAEVMFDDEHAMLRIDMSEFMERHSVARLIGAPPGYVGYEEGGKLTEAVRRRPYSVLLLDEIEKAHSDVFNILLQVLDDGRLTDGHGRTVDFTNTVIVMTSNAGSQAIQRVTEEGGSEDEMREAVQESLKARFLPEFLNRIDDIVIFHPLNRKEIRQIVMIQLQTLSTRLQQNGLRLDVTDRAVDEIASVGYDPTYGARPLKRVIQSEIQNPLAASLLKNSYSEGTSVEVDYDGNEFTFAGR; encoded by the coding sequence ATGGCATTTCGATTTGACAAATTAACGACAAAGGCTCAATCGCTCGTTGCCGAATCGCAGGCTCGAGCCGCCTCGGCTGGGAATCCAGAGATCACTCCGCTGCAATTACTTGCCGCCATGTTGGACGAATCTGATGGAATCACTCGCCCGCTGATGAAGAAGATGAACGCGGACGCGGAAGAGCTAAAAGCACTCGTCGACAGTGAGCTAAAGAAATTGCCGTCGGTCTCAGGAGGACGCCAGCCGCAAATTGCACCTACACTTCAAAAGACCTTCGATGCAGCGGCTGACGCGGCAGAACAGCTAAAGGATGAATTCGTTAGCACCGAGCATTTGCTCCTGGGACTTGCCCGCGCCGAAAGCAAAGCGAAGAACCTGCTCAAACTGGTTGGAATCGACGACGGTGACGTACTCAAAGCGATGAGCGAAGTTCGCGGATCGGCTCGTGTGACCGATCAAAACGCCGAAGACACGTATCAAGCTTTGGAAAAGTATGGCATCGATTTGACCCAGCTTGCTGAGCAGGGCAAACTTGATCCGGTCATCGGTCGTGACAACGAAATCCGTCGGGTGATCCAAGTTTTGTCGAGGAGAACCAAAAACAACCCTGTCTTGATCGGGCAACCTGGCGTTGGAAAAACGGCGATCGCCGAAGGGTTGGCATTGCGGATTTTCGAAGGCGATGTGCCGCAAAGTCTCAAGAACAAACGAGTCGTCTCGCTCGACATGGGGGCTCTCGTTGCCGGTGCTAAGTTCCGAGGTGATTTCGAAGAACGACTGAAGGCCGTTTTGCGTGAAGTCAAAGATTCAGGTGGTCGCGTCGTATTGTTTATCGATGAGCTGCACCTTGTCGTCGGGGCCGGAAAAGCAGAGGGTAGCGCCGATGCAGCGAACCTGCTGAAACCCGAATTGGCTCGTGGTTCGCTTCGCTGTATCGGAGCGACGACACTCGACGAGTATCGGCAAAACATTGAAAAAGATGCGGCGCTCGAACGACGGTTCCAACCTGTCTATGTCGGCGAACCCAATGTGGAAGACACGATCGCAATACTGCGTGGACTAAAGTCTCGCTACGAATCGCATCACGGAGTGCGCATTACCGATAGCGCTATCGTCGCGGCAGCCACGCTGTCGAATCGCTATATCGCTGACCGCTTCTTGCCCGACAAGGCAATCGATTTGATCGATGAAGCGGCTAGCCGATTGGCAATGGAAAAGGAAAGTGTTCCTGAGCCAATCGACCGCTTACAACGCAGACTACGGCAATTGGAATTGGCTCATCGCCAACTCGTTGATGAACAAGAAGAATCGGCAGTCGAAAAGCGAGAAGAGATTGAAACCGAAATGGATTCGATCAATCAAGAACTCGCTAGTCTGCGTGAACAATGGGAAGCGGAAAAGCTTGGACTCGATGACGTACAATCCGTTCGCAAAGAAATCGAGCAATTGGAACACCGCTTCGCAACGCTCGACACGGAAGCGAAACAGAAACAGCTCCGTGGCGAAAGCCCCGAGGATGTCTATCGAGAAATGCTTGATGTGCGCAGCCAATTGACGAAGTTGCAAGAGCGTTTGGATGACGTCGAACAACGTGAAGCAGCCAGCAAACGGGACGAAGACGACAAGCACGAAGAAAAGCGGCGACTGCTAAGGCATGACGTTACCGAAGACGAAATCGCGGAGGTCGTCAGCTCGTGGACCGGGGTTCCACTGAGCCGGATGTTGGAAACTGAGCGTGCCAAATTGTTGGTGATGGAGGAGCGATTGCACCTGCGGGTGATTGGCCAAGACGAAGCGGTCACCGCCGTTTCTAACGCGGTCCGCCGTAGCCGCAGTGGTCTTCAAGATCCGCAGCGTCCGATTGGTTCGTTCTTGTTTCTCGGACCAACGGGCGTTGGAAAAACCGAACTCTGCAAGGCCTTGGCGGAAGTGATGTTCGACGACGAACATGCGATGCTAAGAATCGACATGAGCGAGTTTATGGAACGGCATAGTGTCGCTCGGCTAATCGGTGCCCCTCCTGGATATGTCGGTTACGAAGAAGGTGGCAAGTTGACCGAAGCGGTGCGGAGACGCCCCTATTCCGTGCTGTTACTCGATGAGATAGAGAAAGCGCATTCGGACGTTTTCAATATTTTGTTGCAGGTGCTCGACGATGGACGATTGACTGACGGACATGGACGAACCGTCGACTTTACCAATACAGTCATCGTCATGACCAGTAACGCGGGCAGCCAAGCGATTCAGCGGGTCACTGAAGAGGGCGGTAGCGAAGACGAGATGCGTGAAGCCGTTCAAGAGTCACTCAAGGCAAGGTTCTTGCCTGAGTTTTTGAACCGCATTGACGACATTGTTATCTTCCATCCGCTCAACCGGAAAGAGATTCGGCAAATTGTGATGATCCAGTTGCAAACATTATCCACTCGGTTGCAACAAAATGGCTTGCGACTGGATGTGACCGATCGAGCCGTGGATGAGATTGCCTCGGTTGGCTACGACCCGACGTATGGGGCAAGGCCGCTCAAACGAGTGATACAGAGCGAAATTCAAAATCCGTTGGCTGCTTCACTATTGAAAAATTCATATAGTGAAGGCACGTCGGTCGAAGTCGACTACGACGGAAACGAATTTACGTTTGCAGGCCGCTAA